A stretch of the Leguminivora glycinivorella isolate SPB_JAAS2020 chromosome 2, LegGlyc_1.1, whole genome shotgun sequence genome encodes the following:
- the LOC125234862 gene encoding LOW QUALITY PROTEIN: cytoplasmic polyadenylation element-binding protein 1-B (The sequence of the model RefSeq protein was modified relative to this genomic sequence to represent the inferred CDS: inserted 2 bases in 2 codons; deleted 2 bases in 1 codon), translating into MPLLHQDNSRAGGGPAENRRSLAEILELNTTHLSEPVSAPARTRSFVQDCDNEWRWEEPGSPEVAQTPRALVPPGCFPPRHSASFGSYSERARPGGWDEGQGITDLVASLKALAIPASSXRSHSLQPRLSYDGIEKMVEPPWPPEQTREAPSRADFSLLPRRASFCGVVEPHGWCRATRSRCWSGTLPPRAAEPAGGWSPKVFVGGLPWDITEHALLQALRXFAPVRVEWPGREAGAPLRGFGYVTFESERRVRALLAASRRDRNDWYFRIACRKRTTKDAQIIPWAVADSSWVAGGAARLEQSRTVFVGALHGMLSARALATIMNDLFSGVVYAGIDTDKNKYPIGSGRVSFGNARSYVRAIAAAYVTIRTPKFSKKVQVDPYLEDSMCSMCNLQQGPYFCKEPVCFRYFCRSCWAWQHAGEEHRPLMRSSAHKAPRDDFMYTGTPSPATSGTSGTSGSGASAGDSEPALPDDYRRRRD; encoded by the exons ATGCCGCTGTTACATCAG GACAATTCCCGCGCAGGCGGGGGCCCGGCCGAGAACCGGCGCTCGCTTGCAGAGATCCTGGAGCTCAACACCACACATCTTTCTGAACCTGTCTCTGCGCCCGCCAGGACCCGGAGC TTTGTGCAAGACTGCGACAACGAGTGGCGTTGGGAGGAGCCCGGCAGCCCCGAGGTCGCTCAGACCCCGCGGGCCCTCGTCCCGCCAGGCTGCTTCCCGCCGAGACACTCTGCAAGCTTCGGCAGCTACAG CGAGCGCGCCCGGCCCGGCGGCTGGGACGAGGGACAGGGCATTACGGACCTTGTGGCGTCTTTA AAGGCCCTGGCGATCCCGGCGAGCT CGCGGTCACACTCGCTACAGCCGCGTCTATCTTACGACGGCATCGAAAAAATG GTGGAGCCCCCGTGGCCTCCTGAGCAGACCCGCGAAGCGCCATCGAGGGCGGATTTTAGTCTGCTGCCGCGACGGGCGTCTTTTT GTGGTGTAGTGGAGCCGCACGGGTGGTGTCGGGCGACGCGGAGTCGC TGCTGGAGCGGGACGCTGCCGCCGCGCGCGGCCGAGCCGGCGGGCGGCTGGTCGCCGAAGGTGTTCGTGGGCGGGCTGCCGTGGGACATCACGGAGCACGCGCTGCTGCAGGCGCTGC CCTTCGCGCCTGTGCG TGTGGAGTGGCCGGGGCGCGAAGCAGGGGCCCCGCTACGCGGGTTCGGCTACGTGACGTTTGAGTCGGAGCGCCGCGTGCGGGCGCTGCTAGCGGCGAGTCGTCGGGACCGCAACGACTGGTACTTCCGCATCGCCTGCCGCAAGCGGACCACTAAGGAC GCGCAAATCATCCCCTGGGCCGTGGCCGACTCTTCCTGGGTGGCCGGCGGGGCTGCCAGGCTAGAACAATCTAGAACCGTCTTCGTTGGAGCCCTGCATGGGATGCTGAGCGCGAGGGCTCTGGCTACGATCATGAACGACCTGTTCTCTGGAGTGGTGTATGCAG GCATAGACACGGACAAGAACAAGTACCCCATCGGCTCCGGTCGCGTGTCATTCGGCAACGCTCGCTCCTACGTACGAGCGATCGCCGCTGCTTACGTTACCATCCGCACGCCCAAGTTCTCCAAAAAG GTGCAGGTGGACCCATACCTGGAGGACTCCATGTGCTCGATGTGCAATCTGCAGCAGGGGCCCTACTTCTGCAAGGAGCCAGTTTGCTTccg TTACTTCTGCCGCTCGTGCTGGGCGTGGCAGCACGCTGGCGAGGAGCACCGCCCGCTCATGCGCAGCTCCGCGCACAAGGCGCCCCGGGACGACTTCATGTACA CGGGCACTCCCTCCCCGGCGACGTCCGGCACGTCGGGCACGTCCGGCTCCGGCGCGTCGGCCGGCGACAGCGAGCCCGCGCTGCCCGACGACTACCGCCGCCGCCGGGACTAG
- the LOC125234876 gene encoding cell division cycle protein 16 homolog: MSKAESTSRSGTDGLNVDFMRSLVKQYSELGLWTSALFWADAAAAAGSGSGTASGDDVWLLASAMLARGEYHRAAYAVTSRGLHKQHLLCLGVAMRAYLAAQEAATALALFEESDPALLEPRSDQTHNRALAGVLVSQARALSSLERRDAASAALCSALRADCACVEALALLHRQTPLTHKQEIELLDSLPISSQLGAAEGALLRAAYRDRVYRHSTPPLDTNDPVSSSTEVVRARTAEAAASHARRLAASCDWAGALKALDAVDPWCAAPVRAACLVELKKSAELFAFAHTLVDAYPNSWTSWFAVGCYYYLIGKNELARRYLSKAKSLEPGAGCAWLAQGHSFAADNEHDQAMAAYFKASQLMAGSHLPPLYVGVECALLNNFTMCERFLLRAATLHSSIETGEEEGWDTIARVVKEPHVAHEAGAAAFAAGQPRAAKELWLAALQAAPEVRNESEKLHPRWAATLDALGHACRKLGQLPEALAWHERALALRPARAATYAARGLCLALMGRERDAADALHAALSRDPDDVVSLALLDAIVDRLDAALTEKC; the protein is encoded by the exons ATGTCGAAAGCGGAATCTACATCTCGAAGCGGCACCGATGGCTTGAATGTGGATTTTATGCGTTCACTAGTCAAACAGTACTCAGAACTG GGCCTATGGACTAGTGCGCTGTTTTGGGCGGATGCAGCGGCGGCTGCGGGCAGCGGATCGGGCACTGCAAGCGGGGATGACGTGTGGCTACTTGCCAGTGCCATGTTGGCTCGGGGGGAGTACCATCGGGCCGCTTATGCTGTCACATCTAGAGGCTTGCATAA ACAACACCTGCTATGCCTGGGTGTGGCAATGCGCGCTTATCTTGCGGCTCAAGAGGCAGCTACAGCGCTGGCGTTATTTGAAGAAAGTGACCCGGCATTGCTGGAGCCCAGGAGTGACCAAACACACAAT CGTGCATTAGCAGGCGTGCTAGTATCCCAAGCACGTGCTCTGTCCTCACTAGAGCGGCGAGACGCGGCGTCAGCGGCGCTCTGTAGCGCGCTCCGAGCCGACTGTGCATGCGTGGAAGCCCTCGCGCTGTTACATCGACAGACACCACTGACACACAAACAAG AAATCGAGTTGTTAGACTCGCTACCAATCAGCAGTCAGCTGGGCGCGGCAGAAGGGGCTTTGCTGCGTGCCGCGTACCGAGATCGTGTTTACCGACACTCCACGCCTCCGCTAGACACCAATGACCCC GTATCATCGTCAACAGAAGTGGTCCGCGCGCGTACAGCCGAGGCCGCCGCGTCGCACGCGCGTCGTTTAGCCGCCTCCTGTGACTGGGCTGGAGCCCTAAAGGCCCTAGACGCTGTGGACCCTTGGTGTGCGGCACCCGTTAGGGCTGCGTGTTTAGTAGAGTTGAAGAAGAGTGCGGAGTTATTTGCGTTCGCACATACGTTGGTGGATGCGTATCCTAACTCTTGGACTTCGTGGTTCGCTGTGGGATGCTACTATTACTTAATAG GAAAGAACGAGTTAGCGCGGCGATACCTAAGCAAAGCGAAGAGCTTAGAGCCTGGCGCTGGCTGCGCTTGGCTCGCGCAAGGACACAGCTTCGCGGCCGATAACGAGCACGACCAAGCCATGGCGGCTTATTTCAAG GCTAGTCAACTGATGGCAGGCAGCCACCTACCGCCGTTGTACGTAGGCGTGGAGTGTGCCCTGTTGAATAACTTCACCATGTGCGAGCGGTTTCTACTGCGTGCTGCAACTCTACATTCCAGTATAGAG acgGGCGAAGAAGAGGGTTGGGACACAATAGCCCGCGTAGTCAAGGAGCCTCACGTAGCTCACGAAGCAGGGGCCGCTGCCTTCGCGGCGGGACAACCGCGAGCGGCTAAAGAGCTGTGGCTAGCGGCGTTGCAAGCCGCGCCGGAGGTACGGAATGAG AGCGAGAAGTTGCACCCGCGCTGGGCGGCGACGCTGGACGCGCTCGGGCACGCGTGCCGCAAGCTCGGGCAGCTGCCCGAGGCGCTGGCGTGGCACGAGCGCGCGCTCGCGCTGCGCCCCGCGCGCGCCGCCACCTACGCCGCCCGGGGGCTGTGTCTCGCCTTGATGGGCAGGGAGAGAGACGCCGCTGACGCTTTACATGCGGCGCTGAGTAGGGATCCGGATGATGTGGTGTCGCTGGCACTGTTGGATGCTATAGTGGACCGACTGGATGCTGCGTTAACag aaaagtgcTAA